In Indioceanicola profundi, the genomic stretch GGCCTGCAGGGTCTCGTTCATGAAGACGCTGTCATTGTCTGTGTCCAGGCCGAGTAGCGGGAACGGCAGCATCTTCACAACCTCGTCCAGCACCTGGGTGAGCAGGCGCTGCTCACGCACCAGCAGCGGCGCGCACTCCGTCCAGCCGGTGGCGATATCGGTGAGCACCAAGGTCTGCAGATAGCTGCCCTTCGTGGCCGTCCCGCAATGGAGCACCAGGTCGGCCTCCATGAACCCGGGCGGCGGGTTGTTCCAGTCTTGGTGGGTGCGCACCGGAATGCTGGCCCGCACGGCCGAGGCGGGTGGCCGCCGACGGGAGCGCCCGGCACTCTCCCGCATGGGCCGCAAGGCACGGTCGATGGAAGCTGAACTCATCGCCAGCAGCTGTTCCTTGACGCCTGGATCAAGACGGAGGTGGCTATGGCGCTCCATGCCCTCCACCAGCAGCGGCAGCATGGCCTTAAGCCGCTTGCCGCAGACCCGGTCCGATGCCTCCCAGATCACAACGAGCGCCTCGCGCGTCGCGTCGGTGTAGGTTCGGCGGGCCGGCCGGACCGTTTCCCTCGGCCCGGGACCAGACCGCAGCAGGCGCATCGCGTGCTTGCGATGCAGCCCTGTCACGGCCGTGAACTCGTCCAGGATCGCCTTCTTCTCCGCCCGCGTCGACAGACCGTATCGTGCTGCCACCGCCGCCACCAGCTCATCGCGCGTCGCCATGCTTACCTTCCTCATCGTACCCCCCGGCCCGATCGTCCTGGGGAGCATTCTATGTGAGGCAACGGCCCAGCTTCCGGGAGCATTTCTGGCGAGGTGTCAGGCGACATGTGAAACTGGGCTCTTCCGCAGATTTGGTGATGGACTGGGTCATGCGGCGATGAGCCTATGGCGGAGCAGGCTGATGCTGGCGCGGCCGTACATGGCGCGCTTGATCAGCTTCAGCTTGGTGATCTTGCCCTCGACCGGACCCGTGCTCCAGGGCAGTGACAAGGCGGCTTCAACGGCGGCCCGGTCACGCCGGAGGCCCTCGGCAAAGCCGCCGAGCACTCCCCCGCGCGCATCGGCAAGCCAGGCCGGGAACGCGGCTTTGTCCTTCGCCCGGACCATATCCGAGAACCGCCTGGCCAGCGCTGTCGCAGCCGGGATCTCACCCTCACCGGCCAGCACCTCGTCCACATACGCGGCGTCCATCCCGGTCGGCTTGGAGCTGCCCAGCAGCATGCGGGCGAGTTGGCGGGTGCTGGGCCGGCGCCAAGTCGGCTGTGCTGGAGCGGGAGCATAGGCGGGATCGCCGTTCCGGAGCCGGGCAACGGTAGCCCGGACCAGAATGACCTTGCCTGGATAGCCCTGCTGCTGGATGTCCCGCCACAGCTGGGTGGCATTGTGGCACCCCTCACCCAGGCGCTTGCGCAGATAGGGAAGGAACGGGTCAATGATGCTGGCGCGCCCACCCTTCTTCCAGTCGCGTGGGCGGCCCTCGTGCAACCAACGCCGGATCGTGTTGCGGCTCAGGCCGGTTTCCCGCCGGATGGCCCGCAATCCCATGCCGGCGTGAGCTAGACGGGCCACCTCCTCAAAGCGCTGCACCCGGTCCGCTTGGGCAGCTCTCTGCCGCAGCTCTGCTTTGGTCGGCACCTTGGGCCCTGGTTCCGGCAGCGCTCCAACGGCTCTGGCCAGAACAGCCTTGGCCGCATCGCGCAGGCGGGGCCAGTTGCGGTCGAGCACGGTCTGGAATGCATCCGTGCTGTTGCGGAGCAAATGCCAACGGTCGGCAACCTGAATGGCCTCAGGCGCGCCAACTCGGATGCCCTCGGCATAGGCGTTGGCCCGGTCGCGGGCAACTACCTCCACGCCGGGATGGTCCTTCAGCCAAGCCGCAAAGGTGGCACCCTCGCGGTCAGGCAGGAGATCCACGACCTTGTGAGTTTCCAGATCGAGCAGGATGGTGCCGTATCGCTGACCGCGGCGCCAGGCGAAGTCGTCCACGCCCAGCAGACGTGGCGTTTGTGCCAGCGGCACGGCTCTGCGCTGAACGAGACGGAGCAGGCTGTCATCACTGACCGTCATGGCGAGCCGCTGGGACAGGTGGGATCCGGCCGATCCGCCCAGAGCCAATCCGATCTGGTGAAGAATGCCCGCCATTCTGCCGGTTCGGCGCGCCCAGGCCGGCACCTCTGGCAGGCGCTCGGCAAAGATCCGGCGGGGGCAACCGCGTCTCGTACAGCGGAACTTGCGTGCTCTCACCACCAACGCCACAGCCCGCCCCTGCCACGGCAAGTCGGCCAGGGTGCGCCGGTAGCGGCCATGTACATGGCTGCTCCGCTGCTGGCAAATGGGGCAGGTCGCCGTGCCGGGCACCGGCTCGACGATGATGCTGATCTTGGCGGGCTCCGGCACAACCTGCTCAACCGAGAGGCCAGCCGGAATGAGAGGAAGAATGCGTCTGGGCACAATGCATAACAGGCAACGGGTAGGTTCCCGTTATGTGCGCATCCGCGGCCGGCCAGCCTAGGGCCATCACCAAATCTGCGGAAGAGCCCAGTTCCTGATGTCGCTTGATACGAGGCAATGCGGTTCTCACCTTGATTGCCGCGCAGCAGTCAGCAGCTTCCAGCCGCCGCGCGGGGGCAGTCTGCGGAGCCGGCTGTAAATACCGGCAGGTCTTCACCTCGTGCAAAGCCGGACTGGTATGGTCATGACGGGCTTCCGACGGCAGGGCACGTGAGGTGAGCACAGCTCTTGCGCCGGTCTGGGGGGCTCGCCGGCCTTATCCGACCGGCGCAGGTTTCTGCGGGCTTCAAGGCACCAAGGCTGCCGCAGCCCCTCTCCCGCCCCGCGGGCCGGCTCGCCAGCCGTGTCTTTGGTGCAGCATCCCCCGCCAGGGCAGCCTGATGGTGAGGTTGCTGTGGAATGCAGGTGGTACCCTTGGAGCCGTGTGGAGGTCGGGATGCGCAGAACGGCAATGCGGAAGTCGGCGATCCGCCGCTAGGCGCGGCAAAGACCCGCGACAACGGATCTGGTCATGGCGGGCGGCGCGCACGGCCGGGTGGCCCTGCCCGCCAGTTCAGACACCGTGGCGCCGTATCTCGCCAACCGCGCGACGCGGCTCCGGCCGGCCACCGGCTGGACCGTGCCGCCCCGCTGCTGGTGGAAGCCCGACGCAGTATTCGACGTATGCTGGGCACGCGGCCTCGGCCGAAGGCAGCCCTGATGCTGGCGGACTGCGGGCCATGCTGGCCACATTGGGCCCGGGTCTGGCGGGGCAGCGCGACCGAGCCCTCCTGCTTATTGGCTTCGTCGGGGCCTTCCGGCGGTCGGAGTTGGTGGGGCTGGATGTGGAGATTACCAGCGCAGGTCTGCGGCTGCGCCTCCAGCCCGGCAAGGCCGATGCTGGCGGCCCCGGCAGATGGCAGGAGCGGAGCTGAGAACCGGTCCGCTGTTCCGGCCGGTGGATCGCTGGGGCCGGATCGGCTGCCAGCGCCTGGGGACCGGGTAGTGGCCTTGGTAGTGAGGCGCACGGCGATTGCGGCCCAGCATGCGGCCGGCGTGCCGGCAAATGTGGCCCAGGCGCCGGCGGCAGATCTGGCCAGCCATTTCCTGCGGTTGGGCTTTGTGACTGAAGCGGCCTTGGCCGGAGCGATCCCGTGGGAAATCATGCAGTAGACCGGGCACCGGCAGGCCCGCAGCGTGGAAGCCTATGTGCGCTTGACGGCCGAGGCCGGCTGCAGATCAGCGCCGCGGCTTAAGCTCTAGCGGTCCACGCAAGAACAAGTGGTGTTTGGCGGCCAGGCGCCACCGCCCTTTGCAGCGATATTTGCCTGAACAGGCGGACTTGGCCTTGAAAGCCCTTGTTGTGTCAAATGACATTGATTACGTATATGCATGTCATTTGGTGGGGAGAGGGCGGTTATGCCACAGCTGCTGAGGACCACGGTCGAAGATCCGGCGACTGTTGACGTCACGCCGGCAGAGGCCGCCGCCATGATGCGCGCAGTCTTCAACCTCTTCGTCCGCTGGGGCGTGAATGATACCCAGGCCCGCATATTGCTGGGCCAGCCGAGCCCGTCCACCTTCTACCGCTGGAAGCGCGGCGACATCAGCAGCGTGCCCCGGGACACCGCCTGGCGTCTCGGCGACCTCATGGGCATTCACAAGGCCCTGCGATACATGTTTGCCGAGCCGGTGCGGGCCTATGACTGGATCAAGAAGCCCAACGCGGCATTTGCCGGCAAGTCGGCCCTCGACCGCATGCTCGCCGGTGCGCCGAGCGATATCACGGCCGTGCGCGCCTATCTCGACGCGGAGCGCAGCGGATGGTAGCGCCGCCAACCGAGAACATCGATTGGCGCCCCGCTTACCGCATCATCCGCACCATCTACCCGCCGGTGTTCCTGTTCGAGGACATCGCGGATCCGGCCGACTGGGATCTGATCGCCAGCGCCGAAGCCAAGACCAACCCGCGGGTCCGGGACCAGGTCGGCAATCTGAGCCTTGTGCCGGCGGACAAGCGGCTGTCCGGCCCCACCGCCAGCCTTGCCATGGGGGCGTTCACGCATGCCTCTCCGGACCGGCCCGGCCGGTTTTCCGACGGCTCCTACGGGATCTGGTACTGCGGGGACAGGTTCGAGGTGGCGCTCATGGAAACCGTGCACCACCATGAACGCTTCATGCGGCGGACACATGAACCGGCCGGCAGCAGCCAGTTCAGGGAGCTGAACGCCCGGGTGGCGTGCGCGCTGCACAGCATCCGCGGCGGCGGGTTCGACGCCTGCCTCGACCCGGACAGCTGGGCGGCAGGCCAGGCGCTCGGGGCCAGCCTGCGGGCATCCGGAGGCAATGGTATTCTCTACCCCAGCGTCCGATATCCGGCCGGCAATGCGGCGGCGCTGTTCTGGCCGAACCTTATCAGCCTGCCCATCACCCAGGCCCGGACCCTCTATTATCATTGGGATGGCGCCCGGGTCAGCCGGTACTTCATCGCTGGCGGCGCGAACTGGTATGGGCTTCCCTGAGCCCGGCTCCGCTGGGCCGCCCCGGGCGGCGGCGTGGACCAACTCGTCGCTCCGCGACGACCGGCTGCCATATCATCCCTGGGCGCCGGCATCGCGCAGCTGCACGGGGGCATGCCCACGGCGGCGGTTCAGAAATCGCCAGCGCGCCCACGCGGCCAGTAGACTCAGGACGCCCGGGCAGGCGGAGGAGAACTTGGTGCTTTGGACAGATTGGCGGCGTGGCGACACTATCGCCGGGGGATGGTCAGGCCGCCAATGATGCTGTGAGAACCCTCCTGTCCCGGGCCTCCCCCGGACAGGATCGACTGACACAGTTTGTTGGGGGGCATCCAGCCAAGGCGGAATCCGGCCAAGCTGTGTTGTAGGCCCTGGTCCGCCGGGAGAGGCCGTAGCGCACCTCCGATCCGGTGTCGAATGCATGCGGGTAGATGCACGCGGACTTGAGCTATCGCCAGAGCCGCTCGATGAACACGCAATATATCCAGCGTCCCCGCCCGTCCATCCAGATCCGCACGCCTGCACCCCTTCGCACCGTGGCGAAGCGGCGGCTGGTGAGCTGGCTGCCCTGTCGTGCCATCCGCCGCGCACCCGCTATCGCCCGACCGCACAGCCCTATTAGCGGAGATGGCGGGCCATCCGCCGCGCCCGGAGAACGGTCCCTCCAGGACCGCTTCGTCGATCAGCCGCTTCCGCTCCCGAATCCGCGGGCTCTCGCTAGCAGGCCTCTGTGCTGAGGCTTATCATCTTCCGCCTTTGCTCGATGCGCACCGACCGAAAGCCTTAGACAAAAACCAGCTGGCCGATTTTGGCGTGCAACCGGTTCAATTCCGCCTCGCTCGTCTCCTGGGTCACCTCCATCTTGCCGTTGAAGCTGGCCGCCATGCCCTCTCGTGCTTGCTGTTTCCAGGCTGCCGCCAGTGGCTGATGCATACCGAGGTTCGAGGTCAGTTCCGCCAGGGTCAGTTCACTCTTGGCCGCGTTCAGCGCCACCTTTCCATTGTGACGTCCGCCCAATACCGCTTGCGTTGCCACGCCCATTCTCCCAGGCCTCTTCTCAACTCCCGGACCAGCTGATTACCCAGTTCAGATTCCCGGGGGCACCTCAAAAGCCTTGGCAAATATTGCCTCGATCTTCTCCACTTCCTCGTCGTTCAGGGCCGCGAACTCCCTTGCGCGGGCTCGGTTAGAGACCTTTCCGCTATTCTGTTTGAGAAAGCGGAAGAGCAGGTCGACGGTGCGCTCGGGCATGTCGACCATGGCTTGTATGCGGTTGTGGAACTCGTCGTAGCGACGAAGAAAGTCCGTCTCGTAGGGAAGGTCATGCTCGATTGTTCGCTGGACGCAGTCATAGAGGAATTCGGCGTGGGGGGTTGCGTCGAAGAAACGGTAGAAATCTGCGGTGTCGTTCAGAACCCGGACGTTGAACTGCGCCGTCGGCTCCCAGCTGACATGCGGCAGCAGGCGTTGCGAGTAGGTCTCGAGCGTTTCCCGGTAGCAGTCGATCTGGTCGAGGATCGCCGCGGAGACAGGAAAGACAAGGCCGGGCGGATTGTAGCCGCGCTCAGCCAGGACATGGTGGATCAGATAGCGGTGAAGACGGCCGTTTCCGTCTTCGAACGGATGAATATAGATAAAGCCGAACGCCAGGACCGCTGCGGCGATGACGGCGTCCATCTTCTGCGCCGGCCCCTGGGCGAAGGCGATCATACCGCGGACCAGCGCCGGCAAATCCTCGGCCTTTGCGCTGATATGGTCGGGCAATGGCAGCCGCGTGTCTCGGTCATGCTCGCCGACAAAGCCGCCTTCGTCCCGGAAGCCGAGCTTTATAAAGCGGGCATCGCCGATGACAATGCGTTGCAGGCGGAGCAGCTCGTCAGTGTCGAGGGGCTTGCGGCCGGCCTCGCCGATGGCACGGCCCCAGCGCTGGATACGGTCCTGCGGCGGGTGTTCGCCCTCGATTGCATAGCTTGATTTTGAGTCTTTAAGCAGCAGGAAGGCGGCAGTGCGGGCGAGCAAATCGCGCGGTATGTCCGCGACAATGTCCTTCGCCCGCTGCGGCAAGTCGAGGGCAATGAGCTTTTCAAGCTTCTCGGTCCGGAAGACCAGTGGGCAGAATGATGAGGTGCCGGGCAGGTTGTTTCTCAGCCGGTAGCGTGGGGCTGTTTCGCCCGCGACTCCCCATTGCAGGCTGGTATCCAGAACGTCGGTGTATTTACCGGTCTGCGCGTCCGGCAGGTCAAGCCTGTCGGCGTTCAGCCATTCATACAGGAACCAGATGCGCCGGGCATATGTCCCGGTTGGTTTAGCACGGACCAGCGCTTCAACAGGGGTAGGCCCAGTCGCGAGGAAGAGCCGCTTCAAGACCGCGAGGTCGAGCCCCTCATATTTAAGGGCGAAGGTCAGGTGGCCGTCCAGGCTCGCGGCCGGCGCATGGCGCGGCGTCAGGATGCGCCAGCCATCCCGTTCAAGAACACGGTGGCGCGCACCGATGGCGCAGAGAAGGCGTGGCAGCGGCACTTTCAGCCCGTACGCACCGATTAGAGCGCTGTAGCCCGCAGGACTCGCGGTCTCAGGAAGCCGTCTCTCCTGAAAAACGGATACGGGCCCTGAAAACGGAATCTGTATAGCCAAAGCCATGAAAATCGTGCCTCTTGCGGTCTGGTCCCCTGGAAATCCCTATCCTGAAAGCCGATTCTGACACATGAAAATTGGTGCCAAAAGTCCATTTTCCTGAAAATGGATTCTGGGCAACCTATTGACCACAACCGGTTTGCCGGATGCAACGACGCGCACGCCGCCCCCTGGCACCGCATTGGCCTTTTCCCCAGTGAGCGGTCCGGCCCCATTCCGAGCTCCGATGTTGGTGGGCGAGGATCTCCCGGACCGTGATGATACAGGCAAAGGGGCGGTTGGCGGCATCGGTTCAGCCAGGAAAGGGGCGCTCCACCATCTAGCGGGGGCTGCTACGGGTGGGCGGGCATTGCCACGCGATCCCCACCCCTGCGGCGGATATGGCAGGTGACTTGAATGGGGTGGCCTGCAACGCGCGGCACACCAGCGCTTGCTTTTGATTATGCCTGCGGAGGCAGGTGTCGGATATTCCCCGCCCCAGGATGTCCGGTCGGTCCTGCTCGACCGCGTGCCCGGTCTTTTTTGCGTGTGACGCCGTGGCGCTTGAAGAAGCGATGCACCGCGTCGGTGCCGACAGGCAGCCCGCGTTCGGCCAGGCGGCGCTGTATGTCCACCAGCGTGATATTGCACTGCTCCCCCTAGAGACCGAGAATGCAGTCGGCATGCGCCTTGATCCGGTGCGGGTGGTTGTCCTGTGGCATCGGGGCTGGGCTGCCGGTTGCCCGCATACGTGCGCATCAGCGGATCGCCGCCGATGGGGCGATCCCGAAACGGGCAGCGGCAGCTCATTTCCTCATTCGCGATCGCCGCAACTACGCGGCGACGAAGATCCTTCGAAAGTCGACACCCCGTCCCAGGCCAGCCTCCAAACCCCGCATGCGGGCTGAATCAGAAATTCAGACCATCGGAAATCCCTCGCGATTCCCGCCATATGGAGCCAGCTCTAATGACCCCGGCCGAGGTATTCGCGGCTCAGCTGGAAGCGCTCTCCAGAAACCGCTAGCCTCCCCCCCCCTCGCCTGTCGCACTTCAGCGTGAAATCTCACTCTCCCCGACTGGTATCCGGATCAAAGCCGGTGCGTCCGCGATGTGATTTACGGCTGCTTAAGCGGCGTCATGACAGCATGGGTGCGGAAGGAGACCATCCCGTGCGCATGACGTTCCTGGAGAAGCGCCGGCAACTGCGCGAACCGGTTAAGGCCGGAAGCGCCAAGGTGAACGGCCATACGCTCAGGATCATGAACTGGAGTCTGAACGGATTCCTGCTCGATGGCGTGGATGGGGAGATTGTTGCCGGACGCCGCTTCTCGGTGGACATCGATCTGGTCGCCATAAGCGGTGAGCGTTTTACCTTTCCGGCCGAGGCACGGGTGGCGAGGGTGCCGGGACTAGGCCGCCTTGCCGCCACCTATGTCTGCCTTGATAGCCAGGTAGCGCCGCGCATCGTCCGCCACTTCAATCCCCTGCCGGGAGATCGTATGCGGGTGCTGAACGATGCGGCGGCGGCGCGCGACGAGGACGTACATCCAACATCTCCTCCGCCGCCTGCACAGGCCGATCCCGCCGACGACAAGGTGCGGCTGTCGGACATGGTCGTCGCGGCCCGCGAAGTTTCCCAACTGAAATGCGACTTTGCCCGGCGCTTCCATCCTGACACTGCCCCGCGGGATGAGACCCACGCCATGCGGGCGGAACTTTTCAAGGAGTTCTGGGACGTTCTGGATGCAGCCGAAAAGCGGTTGCGCGGCCAGAGTTGAACTGGAGCGGAGCTGCGGGTGCGCAACACCGCTCCCGCGCTCTCTATGTCAGCAGCGCCCCGCGGCTTCCACCGTCAGCAGGTCCTGAAGCATGTGGCGCCGGTGCAGTGCCGGGACGTGATCGAGTCCCTCCGGCACTTCCACCCGCCAGTCCGCCAGTTCCGCACCTTCAGCGAGGCAGGTCAGCATCTCCATCAATCGCGAGAGACCCTGCTCATCGCTGTAATCGGCCGCAAGGTCGAGAAGATCGTGGAGTTCGCTGCGAAGGGAAGATGCCTGGCTCATTGGGTAGGTCCCCCATGTTGGGACTGGCAACCGGATCTGTTCTGCCGGTCGTCGCGCCGTCGTTGGATAAAATTTAATACGACCGCGGTTAAAGCTGGTTTAAAAATGCCTCGTATTCTCTTCAACTTCCGGCGGATATCGCGCCGATTAGGTGGAGGTTTCGCAGGTCGACGACCGGCCTGACGGCATCAGTTCCGGCATTTCAGGCGCGGTGCCCCACCTTATGCCAAGTCGGCCTTCAGCAACCGTTTTGAGCGCGCTGTGGAGCACGGCTTCGAAGGCGGCCCGGACCGGTGGCTCCGGTTCCGCGGCCAGGGAGAGGATCAGGCCCAGCTCCCTCCCCGCCATCCTGCCGCAGATCTGCACAGCGCCAAGTTCGCCAAAATTCAGGCCGACCACGAACCGGGTGGAAGCCGGGACGATATCCTGCGGCCCGGTGATGTCCTCTTCCTCCCGATAAATGGGACCATGATCCATTGCCGTGGCCAGCAGAACCGAACCCAGCTCCTCTCCGTCCAGATAGGGAACCAGAACGGTCGACCAGCTCCGGCCGTCGGGCGTGATGCGCTGCTCCTCGGCCATTTGCGCGTCCAGCATATTGAGTGCCGCCGTCTCGGCGCGGGTGAGGTGCCGCAGCCCCTCCTCTCCGATCCAGGTTCGTACCCCGCCATTGCGCACGCCGATCAGGTAAAGCATCAGGGCAAGACCGCC encodes the following:
- a CDS encoding ISL3 family transposase, which codes for MPRRILPLIPAGLSVEQVVPEPAKISIIVEPVPGTATCPICQQRSSHVHGRYRRTLADLPWQGRAVALVVRARKFRCTRRGCPRRIFAERLPEVPAWARRTGRMAGILHQIGLALGGSAGSHLSQRLAMTVSDDSLLRLVQRRAVPLAQTPRLLGVDDFAWRRGQRYGTILLDLETHKVVDLLPDREGATFAAWLKDHPGVEVVARDRANAYAEGIRVGAPEAIQVADRWHLLRNSTDAFQTVLDRNWPRLRDAAKAVLARAVGALPEPGPKVPTKAELRQRAAQADRVQRFEEVARLAHAGMGLRAIRRETGLSRNTIRRWLHEGRPRDWKKGGRASIIDPFLPYLRKRLGEGCHNATQLWRDIQQQGYPGKVILVRATVARLRNGDPAYAPAPAQPTWRRPSTRQLARMLLGSSKPTGMDAAYVDEVLAGEGEIPAATALARRFSDMVRAKDKAAFPAWLADARGGVLGGFAEGLRRDRAAVEAALSLPWSTGPVEGKITKLKLIKRAMYGRASISLLRHRLIAA
- a CDS encoding site-specific integrase, coding for MLATLGPGLAGQRDRALLLIGFVGAFRRSELVGLDVEITSAGLRLRLQPGKADAGGPGRWQERS
- a CDS encoding MbcA/ParS/Xre antitoxin family protein — protein: MPQLLRTTVEDPATVDVTPAEAAAMMRAVFNLFVRWGVNDTQARILLGQPSPSTFYRWKRGDISSVPRDTAWRLGDLMGIHKALRYMFAEPVRAYDWIKKPNAAFAGKSALDRMLAGAPSDITAVRAYLDAERSGW
- a CDS encoding RES family NAD+ phosphorylase, giving the protein MVAPPTENIDWRPAYRIIRTIYPPVFLFEDIADPADWDLIASAEAKTNPRVRDQVGNLSLVPADKRLSGPTASLAMGAFTHASPDRPGRFSDGSYGIWYCGDRFEVALMETVHHHERFMRRTHEPAGSSQFRELNARVACALHSIRGGGFDACLDPDSWAAGQALGASLRASGGNGILYPSVRYPAGNAAALFWPNLISLPITQARTLYYHWDGARVSRYFIAGGANWYGLP
- a CDS encoding Fic family protein produces the protein MALAIQIPFSGPVSVFQERRLPETASPAGYSALIGAYGLKVPLPRLLCAIGARHRVLERDGWRILTPRHAPAASLDGHLTFALKYEGLDLAVLKRLFLATGPTPVEALVRAKPTGTYARRIWFLYEWLNADRLDLPDAQTGKYTDVLDTSLQWGVAGETAPRYRLRNNLPGTSSFCPLVFRTEKLEKLIALDLPQRAKDIVADIPRDLLARTAAFLLLKDSKSSYAIEGEHPPQDRIQRWGRAIGEAGRKPLDTDELLRLQRIVIGDARFIKLGFRDEGGFVGEHDRDTRLPLPDHISAKAEDLPALVRGMIAFAQGPAQKMDAVIAAAVLAFGFIYIHPFEDGNGRLHRYLIHHVLAERGYNPPGLVFPVSAAILDQIDCYRETLETYSQRLLPHVSWEPTAQFNVRVLNDTADFYRFFDATPHAEFLYDCVQRTIEHDLPYETDFLRRYDEFHNRIQAMVDMPERTVDLLFRFLKQNSGKVSNRARAREFAALNDEEVEKIEAIFAKAFEVPPGI